The Thermofilaceae archaeon sequence GTGGTCGGCAGCAGTGATCCTTCACAAGCTACCCCTCGTTTTGGGGCCCCGGCCGGGACTCGAACCCGGGTTATCCGAGCGGTCAGCCGCCGCTCTCCGGCTGTCTGCCGAAAAGCCCACAGGCCGGCATGTTAACCCCTACACCACCGGGGCCTGTATCCTCTTCGACGAAACCCTTTATAAACTGTTTGCAATCCTCAGCAGGACTGCGTAGATTAAGGCGTATTTTACCCAGTTTAACGCGTGCTCTAACATCGTGAGGAATGGTGCGGGGGCCGGGATTCGAACCCGGGCAGGCCTACGCCAGCGGATCTTGAGTCCGCCCCCTTTAACCTGGCTCGGGCACCCCCGCTACAATTTCGGAGAGAAGGGCTGGCTTAAATTTTATCTCCGAACTTCTCCCACAGTTCCATTCTCTTTCTCTTTAACTCTCTTCCAGCTGCTCTGAGATACCCGTAAACTGTCCCGTGAGTGCGGCCTTGTATGAGCATCGTGAGGGCTTTCCTGGCAACTTCAACGTTGTCGCACTCGCCCAGTATGCCGACCGTTTTTTCGCCTACAACGATTTTTACGTGGGCCATTTGCTCGATGTTCCTTCGCGCTTTTCCCTCTTCACCGATGATCCTAGCCTTTATTCTCCTTAGATCGTCCGCGTTTCGTGTCATCTCGCTCAAATCGATAACTTCGAAGCACCAGTTTTCGTCGCTGAGCTGAAGCGCATCCTCGAGACTGAAACCCAGCGAGATCGCCTCGATAGCCAGCCTGGCACGCATAACCTCTAGGGGGGTCATCCCCTGCGTGGGAGAGATGTAGACGGTCGATGTTTTTGAATCCACGTTCAATATTACATTGAAAGCTCTCTCCAAAGCAGTCTTGTTTGAGCCATCTTTCCCTATTATTACACCTAGTCGCTCTGGCTTAACTGGAACGGGAATGCCTGCATAAGCGCACATCGCACATCGAAAAACTAGCGATGACCGTACGTTAAGAGTTTTTTGCATCGAAGAAGGTGGGAGCAGAGCACATACAACCCGTGTCTCCTAGTGGGCCACTTCGAAGTACAAGAGCGCTGCAAGGCCTCCACTTTTCCTAAGCAGTTCCACCCCCTCCAAATCGGGCGGTACAACAACGATGTTTCGAGCTGTTGCGGCCGCGTTTTCCAATACTGTTAAGACGCGCGCTCTATCCTCGCTCAGTAGAGCTTCGTCCAGGATTAGGAGCGCCTCTATTGCGCGCGCCTCAGCGGCCCGGCGAACCTCTTCCAGACCCATTGCAACCCTGCCGGGGCTTCGGCTTAGCCTTTCAATTAGCTCTTTCATGAGGTCTCTCGGCTTTGAATAAACCTCCTCTGTGACGAGCTCCCTCAAAGCATTTCTGCGTACCATCTCGTAAAGACCCGCGAGTCCGCCCTCTGAAACCTCTATGAAGCGTGACGCAGTGACTCCAACTTCAGACAAGACTTCGAGCACCAGTCTTGGAGCGGCTACGACAACGTCTCTAGCCCCCCTAGACTTGAGCGACGCTAAAAGTTGTGGAAGAACTTTGCGTATAGCGGTTTTCAGCTGCTCCTTTAAGCTACCCTCCTTACCCGGCTTTGGTAGGCCGATAGTAGCGATTACCTCAAGACCCTGGGGGCGCAGCAGTGCTGCAGTCGCTTCATCCACATCGAAGCTTAGAATGCCGATCAGTTGTGTGGCTGTAAGTGCCAGCTGCAAAAGTCTTTCATGGTGCTTCAACAGCGAGGTTTTTACGATCTCGACTTCGTCGCCCGGCTTCAAACCGATCGTATGGTGAGAGCCCTTTACGCTCAACCATTCGGGCGCTTCGACGACAACTCCTAGTATCCTGAGCGAGTCGCTGAAGCGTTGGAATTCGACTTTCTTAACTTGGACTGTGAGCTTTACGCGTACTCTTTCCCCCCTTTCGCTCTCGGCAGCTCTCTCGATTCTGACTTGGCGCGTCGTCCAGGCGGTGACAAGGTCCCCCTCATCAATTATGAGCGAGGTGTAGTAGAGATCCTCGGGGCTCTCGATTTGCAGCCTAAGCCTATTCGCGCGCTTGTCCTCCTCGAGTATCCTCACCGTGTTCCAGCGCCAGCCTCCTCGGTTTTCCGCTCAAGTATTGTGGAGACCAGTTTCACAGCTTTAATGTCACTTACGTAGCTTTCAACGCTCCTTGCGAAGGCGTTGAGCGCCTCAAGGTTCTCCGGTGAAAAGAGGGCGTTGAAGGGGATCGTGATTACTGCCGTCCCGTTCTCGAAGTTTAGTGATGCTCCATCGATTGTCACGTACTTCTTGAAGAGGGCCTCGGTCTTCTCCTTAGCGCTTTTGAGTACCTTAACCACTTTGACCTTGAATACCAGTTCCCGCCCTGCGAGCGGATGGTTGAAATCCACAATGACTCTACCGCTACCTACGCTGATCACGGTGCCTCTCTCACCTCGCACTTCTACTTCCATTCCAGCCCGGGGTATGATGCCTCTCGCGGAAAACTCTCTGGCGGGGATCACCCTAATCTTCTCCGGATCCCTCCTGCCGAACGCCTTCTCGGGTGGCAGTTCGATTTCGCGCTCCTCCCCTTCGCCGACGTCGACAAGTTGCTCCTCCAAACCGGATGGTAATTCGCCTGAACCCAGAATTACTAAGCGGGGACCATACTTAGTTTCTTCGCTGTAAAGGCCTGCATCCTTTGCGACTTGTTCAGTTGTTGTCTCGAGTACTCTCGCAGTCGCTTTATCGATTATCGTGTACTCCAGCAGCACGGCATCTCCTTTTACAGGCTTAACGTTCTCACTCATCGCTCACCACGATTCAGCGTCTATTTTAAAGACTACTGTGTACAATGTTTGTGTGTACGTATGGAGATAAACGATATTTATGCTCACGTTACGGGGGCTGTGTGTCGGAAAGGTATGACGTTGTCGTCGTCGGTGGGGGAGTTGCCGGGCTTTTTACAGCGTACAATCTAGCTAAAGCCGGGCTCTCAACGGTAATTGTCGAATCGAAGGGCGAGGACAGCATTGGAGAGAAGGTTTGCGGTGATGCAATAGGGGAGCACCACTTCAGGGAGGTTGGATTGGAACCGCCCCGCGTAGGAGAGGACGCTTTAAGCGTTATAGAGGGTGTCCGCGTATTCTCTCCGAGTAAGCAGCATTACGTCACTGCGTGGGGGAGAGGCTACGCCTTGGATAGGAGGGCTTTTGGGAGAAGACTCTTACGAATGGCGGTAAACTCTGGGGCCTCACTACTTGCCGGGCACTCGGCGGTAAAACCAGTAGTCGAGGGTAACTGGGTTAGGGGGGTCAAGGTCCTAGCTAAGGGAGGGACGCTGGAGATACGGGGGAGCGTTATCGTTGATGCAACGGGCGCAGCTGCAGCTGTTAGGACGAAGCTGCCCAGCGAATGGTGGGTCTCCTACAGGGCACCTCTCGAGGACTTCAACGCGGCTTTTAGAGTTATAGCTGAGGTCGAAGTGGAGCAGGATCCCCGCTACGCCGACATATACTTAGACGTGAACGTCGCGCCGGGGGGTTATTGGTGGTGGTTCCCCAAGGGGAGGTACGAGGTTAACGTTGGGTTAGGCGTGAAAATGGGTCCCAATGCTCCGAACCCGAGGGAGATGTTCGAGAAGCACATCAAGCCCCTCATCGAAAGGGCCGGCGGGAAAATCCTACACGCGGGTGGGGGGATCGTTCCAACGCGTCGTCCCGCTCCCTGCCCCGTTTGGAATGGGCTGGTAGCGGTGGGAGATGCAGCGTATACCGCCAACCCGCTTCATGGCGGAGGAATTGGACCGGCACTCGTTAGTGCCCTTCACGCGGCAAGACAAATTGTGAAAGCCCTCGAGGAGGGAGAGCCCTCAATGGAGAGGCTGTGGCCGTACAAGAAGGCGTATCTGCAAGCGTACGGTATAAAGCAGGCGTCCCTCGACGTTGCGCGTATCTACCTGCAAGGGCTTTCGAACGACGATATTGAACTGATAATTAGCAGTAGGATAGTGTCGGATGAAGAACTTTCGGCGATAGGGTATCGTGGCGAGCTGTTAACCACGGTACTCTCAAAGGCGCTCTCAATTGTGAGGGTGCTCAAGAGACCATCGCTGCTTCCCGAGCTCGTACGCCTAAAGTCGCTCATGGACGAGTCCGCGTCAATCTATAGGGAGTACCCCGAATCGCCGTCGAAGTTCGAGCAATGGTTTGCGAAAGCCGAGAGCTTCTTCGCGCAGGTAAAGGACAAATTCTGGTGAGGCGGCTAGAAACTGTGTCAGAGAATTTAAACGATCTAGCCGAGCTTTTCAAGAGTATAGGTAATGAATATAGGTTGAAAATATTATTCACACTGGCTCTTAAAGGTCCTACTTCTTTTTCGGATCTTTCGGATGAGTTGAATATCAGTGGGGGAAAATTAAACTTTCACTTAAGAAAGCTGCGGGATTTGGGGGTGGTAGCAGCTACCGAGAGCGGCGCATACGAGTTAACTGAGAAGGGGAGGTGGATTGTAGCGCGTGTATCCGAGTTTGCGAGTAAGACCGTGGAAACTGCTCCGCTAGTCGATTTCCGCGGTCTTCCCTACCCATCTGCGAGCGTGAGTGAGATTGCACGCAAGCTTAATTGTGGGAAGGAACTCAGCGAACTCGAATCGTTCCTAGAGCGACTTTTTGCAAAGCTTTCAAGCATCCAGCGTGAAGGAGTGAGAGGGGAAGTGCTGGCTCTGCTAGCCGAAGTAATGTTCTGCGACAGGGAGCCTAGCGTGATTGGCATCCCTCGATCATTAAGCGTGCTGGCGTTTAAATCTCTGGCCGACGAGGGATGCGCGCACTTGAGGGAGAGCATCCTTCAGGATCTAGCCCTCAGCTACGCCGTCGAAAAAATCTCGCCTACGTTTAAGAGTTATCAGTGCAAGGGTTTGATATATGTGAGGAATCCTGCATGGTCGATTAGGGGGGCTCAAGTCGTCGTACTGACCGTGCCGCGCGGCGTTGAGCTCGGGCGGATAATGAGCAAACTTATCGATACGGTTTCTGAACTTGTTCTAGTGTTTGAGGAGCTTCGCATTGAGGAGCTCGAAATGCTGCATGGTCTGATCCCTCCCGGAAAGGTCACCCTGGTTGTTCGCGATCCCCCCGAACGCGAGATTCCAGCGCATGGCCTAGGGTTTGTGTACCAGATCGGAGAGGATTCAGACTTGCCCAGGGACGTAGTGAATTTCGCGAACAGTGCAGTGCCTCTTATTGTGAATAGGTGCGAAAGCGTGCCGAGTCTTTCTTTGGCGGAATTACCGCTCCCTGAGCCCGGGGAAGCATATGTATTGCCGCTGCAAGTGGCCCTCTCGCTCCCCTCTCTCTACGCGGAAGTGAAGAGCAAAGGGTTGGACGGCTATCACTTTATCACTTTAGTTGCTGAAGAAAGCGGGAGGGTTTCCCAAAACTTGCGTGCACCGGCTGTTAGAAGAGCCCTGAAAGGAGTTGTCGATAATATCGTTGAGCTTGAGCCACAGTTGGCGCTTGTTGGCTTTGAGGCGTCTATGCTACTCCATCATCGACAGCTTCACACACACCGTTTACTCGAGCTGGCAAAGAGGTTCTGGAGTACAGTGATCAGAGGCCTACCGGTGAAGATCACGGCGGCGCTAGCCGATGAGCGCGTTTACCTGCTTTCTCGGGTGCCAGGTTTCAACGCGCTTTCCCCGTTTTCCCTTTCCTCTCAACGCACGCTGGACGAACTCGCGATGCTGGAAGGTGCAGTCCAGCAACTACTGCGCGGTGGCTCCGTTCTTGCCATTAAGGTTAAGGGTTACTTAACGTCGCAGCTGCTTGACAGAGTGGCGAGCATTGTTAAGAGTAGTGGGGTCCTACGAGTTAGCTTCCACCTGGAGTTTACGAGATGTTCGTTGTGTTCCACGATGTCTGTAGGGAGAAGCAGTATTTGTAGCACGTGCCTATCCGGCGAAGTGACGCAGCTAATAAGGCCGCTTGGGTTCTATGTACCGCCTCAAACTGTTCCGCCCGAGGTTCTCACCGAGTACGAATCAAGGTTATCCTTAAGCTAGAAGAGGGACGCCTGTATCCGCATCATCTCGATACCGGTCGTGTCGAATCCCACGAGGGCCCCCCTACTATTAGCCACTACACCACTCTTCACGAAAACGTTACCCCGGTTTACCGTCCCTATTCCACCCTTTGGCACCTTCATCAAGCTGATGAGAGTGTTTACCTCTTCATCACTGAGTATAGGGCTCAATAGTACTCCACGGTTGGTTGCTACCCCGAGAGCACCTACGAAATTTGACCCTCCAAGCTTCATCTGCACAACTTCTACATCGAGGGTATCGGCTATCTTAGCTCTAGCAGGGGGAGGTATAAGTGGACTTACTATGGCTGTCGAGTCGTTGGTGAGTATCAAGTTCCCAAGAGCGTTCTCTTTGATCTCGTCGAGCACGTCTACCACCAAAGCGTCGCCGACAGCCTTTCTAATCCGGTCAACCTCCTCCTCCTTTACGATGTTTCCGAGTAGTAGGCCCTTGCTGTTCATTACACACAGGATGCCGAGAAGAGGAGTTTCGCCGATTGAGGCCCGAATAGCTTCTACGCCCAAGTTTCGCCGTATCGCGAGCTCGACCTTATCTGGCGCGCTTTCTGGTATCAGAGCCCATTTCTCACTCGCTGTGATAAAGACGCCAACGTATGGGTTACCAAAAGCATACAGCACTTCAATGCTCAAGCGCCGCTCTCCCTCCCCTCCTCCTTAGGCAGCCTCACCTCAGCAACTTTCACACCTTCCTCCTCTCGTACCTCTACTGCTACTTTTACCCGCCTGGGAGGTCTCTTTATCCCCCTGGACCAGATTGCTTCATTTACTTCGGGAGATATATTCACGATTTGCGACTTCGTGTGGCGCATGATGAACTCTCTTAGTATCCTTATCGCTACTTTCGCCCGCTTAGTGAGCGGGGCTCTGAAAGCATCCCTCAACGGTACGACGTATACTCTTTCGTCGGCCATCTTCGACACCCCTATAGCTGCATTCTACTCCTCCGCCAATTCCTTCGAATCTTCCTTACAACTCTTCTCCTCGTTTTAGCAATGACCCAAACAGGGATTTGATAGTTGGACTTAAGCGCGCTGGCAAGTCTCAGCTTTTTCGCTAACGGCTTATTGCGCGCCATCACAGTCCACCGAGGCTGCCTCTCGTATACTTTATCCTTATTTCTTTCTTCTGTTCGGTGATTCGGGCTAGTAGCTCCTTCAGTAGATCATCAGTTACGGGTAATGGAATTCTGCCCATTTGAGCCAGCTGAATGAGCTGAATCTCCAGCTGTTCAACAAGCTCTGGTCTCACCATCCTCAGGTTAGTCAGCCTTTCGCGCGCTTTAGGCGTTAGGATCCTTCTGAGGTACTCCTGCCTCCTCTCCTCTTCTAGGCGGCGCTGCTCCTCTGCCTGCGCAGCTTCCAGAGCGCGCTGGTACTCCTGAAGTTTCCTCCGCTTGATCGCCTCGAGTTCCTCATCGTACTCGTAGCTCTCCATTACAATTCACCTCAGCATCAGTGGTATTAAGATAAGTATTTCGCTAGCTCGGGGCGCTCCGCAGCCATCTGCTTAAAGATGCGGTAAGCTAAAGAATCCATCAAAGCTCTCCCCTTTGGAGTGAG is a genomic window containing:
- a CDS encoding NAD(P)/FAD-dependent oxidoreductase; this encodes MSERYDVVVVGGGVAGLFTAYNLAKAGLSTVIVESKGEDSIGEKVCGDAIGEHHFREVGLEPPRVGEDALSVIEGVRVFSPSKQHYVTAWGRGYALDRRAFGRRLLRMAVNSGASLLAGHSAVKPVVEGNWVRGVKVLAKGGTLEIRGSVIVDATGAAAAVRTKLPSEWWVSYRAPLEDFNAAFRVIAEVEVEQDPRYADIYLDVNVAPGGYWWWFPKGRYEVNVGLGVKMGPNAPNPREMFEKHIKPLIERAGGKILHAGGGIVPTRRPAPCPVWNGLVAVGDAAYTANPLHGGGIGPALVSALHAARQIVKALEEGEPSMERLWPYKKAYLQAYGIKQASLDVARIYLQGLSNDDIELIISSRIVSDEELSAIGYRGELLTTVLSKALSIVRVLKRPSLLPELVRLKSLMDESASIYREYPESPSKFEQWFAKAESFFAQVKDKFW
- a CDS encoding 50S ribosomal protein L31e, with the translated sequence MADERVYVVPLRDAFRAPLTKRAKVAIRILREFIMRHTKSQIVNISPEVNEAIWSRGIKRPPRRVKVAVEVREEEGVKVAEVRLPKEEGRESGA
- a CDS encoding 50S ribosomal protein L39e, which codes for MARNKPLAKKLRLASALKSNYQIPVWVIAKTRRRVVRKIRRNWRRSRMQL
- a CDS encoding KH domain-containing protein — encoded protein: MCAYAGIPVPVKPERLGVIIGKDGSNKTALERAFNVILNVDSKTSTVYISPTQGMTPLEVMRARLAIEAISLGFSLEDALQLSDENWCFEVIDLSEMTRNADDLRRIKARIIGEEGKARRNIEQMAHVKIVVGEKTVGILGECDNVEVARKALTMLIQGRTHGTVYGYLRAAGRELKRKRMELWEKFGDKI
- a CDS encoding translation initiation factor IF-6; the encoded protein is MSIEVLYAFGNPYVGVFITASEKWALIPESAPDKVELAIRRNLGVEAIRASIGETPLLGILCVMNSKGLLLGNIVKEEEVDRIRKAVGDALVVDVLDEIKENALGNLILTNDSTAIVSPLIPPPARAKIADTLDVEVVQMKLGGSNFVGALGVATNRGVLLSPILSDEEVNTLISLMKVPKGGIGTVNRGNVFVKSGVVANSRGALVGFDTTGIEMMRIQASLF
- a CDS encoding FKBP-type peptidyl-prolyl cis-trans isomerase — protein: MSENVKPVKGDAVLLEYTIIDKATARVLETTTEQVAKDAGLYSEETKYGPRLVILGSGELPSGLEEQLVDVGEGEEREIELPPEKAFGRRDPEKIRVIPAREFSARGIIPRAGMEVEVRGERGTVISVGSGRVIVDFNHPLAGRELVFKVKVVKVLKSAKEKTEALFKKYVTIDGASLNFENGTAVITIPFNALFSPENLEALNAFARSVESYVSDIKAVKLVSTILERKTEEAGAGTR
- a CDS encoding DNA-binding protein; translated protein: MESYEYDEELEAIKRRKLQEYQRALEAAQAEEQRRLEEERRQEYLRRILTPKARERLTNLRMVRPELVEQLEIQLIQLAQMGRIPLPVTDDLLKELLARITEQKKEIRIKYTRGSLGGL